The nucleotide window TAACGTAACCATGTGGGCGGTGCGCTCCTACGTGCCGTACTCCGCCCGGCTTCGAGAGCCCCGATTACATCTTGTCTGGGATTGGTGAAGCGTGCATCTTAACGTGCTCAAGATCGATTCGGAACTACCTACGCCCAGCCGCGCCCATCCGACCGATGCCGGGCTCGATCTGTACGCTCGCTTCCCCGTTCGGCTGGAACCGGGAGAGTACGGCACGGTCGATACCGGAGTGGCGGTGGCTATACCGGAGTGCCACGCCGGGTTGGTGCTCCCTCGTAGCGGCCTGGCGCGCAGGTACGGGGTGGGGCTGGTCAACTCCCCGGGTCTCATCGATGCCGGCTATCGCGGGGAGATCCGCGTGGTGCTCATCAATCACGGTCGGGAGCGATGCGACATCGCGCGCGGTGACCGGGTCGCCCAACTGGTGATCGTGCCGATTGCCCTCCCGGCGCCACGACCTGCTGATCGAT belongs to bacterium and includes:
- the dut gene encoding dUTP diphosphatase, translated to MHLNVLKIDSELPTPSRAHPTDAGLDLYARFPVRLEPGEYGTVDTGVAVAIPECHAGLVLPRSGLARRYGVGLVNSPGLIDAGYRGEIRVVLINHGRERCDIARGDRVAQLVIVPIALPAPRPADRLDETERGAHGFGSSGR